A stretch of the Mustela nigripes isolate SB6536 chromosome X, MUSNIG.SB6536, whole genome shotgun sequence genome encodes the following:
- the LOC132007396 gene encoding granulocyte-macrophage colony-stimulating factor receptor subunit alpha-like isoform X2, whose amino-acid sequence MATMLGLVSFLVLLNSACCGRAQLAGDNRSPITNLQLDSRKRMLTWNYIRNVSQQECMISTPPNSPTMPSFSTTQAPKVREDSTYFCIFRNRVLHRGANLTVRVTCDGAKFQEVLLFANPGREGSGAVNFSCFIYNVRLMNCSWAPGPRAPADVCYRLFWWASLHEDEAECVHYVTDPTGTRVGCHFDELGEPQGMDNYFFLLNGTSSETAIPFLDFVPFEARKIEKYDPPTNIMIAHNTSHHIIRWENPEMRYELSTQVLYYELDIQRPGSASKTNPVLQRGQDSNVYVVPRSAVRPDTTLRLRVRYVHNELWSEWSPTLRLGLPEDFPGALVGVLVAASAVPALVLVCFCKWYSLFPRIPQVKKELTGTLFSPEVSWDEGHRPPNSREPEDILIVEDMS is encoded by the exons ATGGCGACCATGCTGGGTCTTGTGAGCTTTCTGGTGCTCCTGAACTCGGCGTGCTGCGGACGAGCACAGCTGG CAGGGGACAATAGATCTCCTATTACCAACTTGCAGCTAGATTCAAGGAAAAGAATGTTAACCTGGAATTACATAAGGAATGTGAGTCAGCAGGAATGCATGATATCTACCCCTCCCAACTCTCCCACCATGCCCAGCTTCTCCACCACGCAAGCGCCAAAG GTCAGAGAGGACAGCACGTACTTCTGCATCTTCCGTAACCGCGTGCTGCATCGGGGAGCTAACCTGACCGTGAGGGTCACCTGTGACGGGGCCAAATTCCAGGAAGTCTTGCTTTTCGCAAACCCAG GCAGGGAAGGTTCCGGCGCCGTGAACTTCTCCTGCTTCATCTACAACGTCCGTCTCATGAACTGCAGCTGGGCGCCCGGCCCCCGAGCCCCCGCCGACGTCTGCTACCGGCTCTTCTGGTGGGCCTCCCT GCACGAGGATGAGGCGGAGTGCGTGCATTACGTCACAGACCCCACGGGGACCCGCGTGGGCTGCCATTTCGATGAACTCGGTGAACCCCAGGGTATGGATAATTACTTCTTCCTACTGAATGGGACCAGCAGTGAGACCGCAATCCCGTTCTTGGACTTTGTTCCGTTTGAAGCCCGTAAGATCG AAAAGTACGACCCCCCAACAAACATCATGATCGCCCACAACACATCGCATCACATTATCCGGTGGGAGAACCCCGAGATGAGATACGAGCTTTCGACTCAAGTCTTGTATTATGAGCTGGACATCCAGAGACCG GGCAGCGCTTCCAAGACAAACCCC GTTTTGCAGAGGGGGCAAGATTCGAATGTGTACGTGGTGCCGCGTTCTGCCGTCAGGCCGGACACCACGCTCCGGCTGAGGGTGCGCTATGTGCATAACGAGCTGTGGAGCGAGTGGAGCCCGACGCTGCGTCTCG GCCTCCCGGAGGACTTCCCCGGTGCCCTGGTCGGGGTGCTAGTAGCGGCCTCGGCAGTGCCCGCGCTGGTCCTCGTGTGCTTCTGCAAATG GTACAGTCTGTTCCCCCGCATCCCGCAGGTGAAGAAGGAACTCACCGGGACCCTGTTCTCCCCGGAG GTGTCCTGGGACGAGGGCCACCGGCCGCCGAACTCCCGGGAGCCCGAAGACATCCTCATCGTGGAGGACATGTCGTGA
- the LOC132007396 gene encoding granulocyte-macrophage colony-stimulating factor receptor subunit alpha-like isoform X3: MATMLGLVSFLVLLNSACCGRAQLAGDNRSPITNLQLDSRKRMLTWNYIRNVSQQECMISTPPNSPTMPSFSTTQAPKVREDSTYFCIFRNRVLHRGANLTVRVTCDGAKFQEVLLFANPGREGSGAVNFSCFIYNVRLMNCSWAPGPRAPADVCYRLFWWASLHEDEAECVHYVTDPTGTRVGCHFDELGEPQGMDNYFFLLNGTSSETAIPFLDFVPFEARKIEKYDPPTNIMIAHNTSHHIIRWENPEMRYELSTQVLYYELDIQRPGSASKTNPVLQRGQDSNVYVVPRSAVRPDTTLRLRVRYVHNELWSEWSPTLRLGLPEDFPGALVGVLVAASAVPALVLVCFCKWYSLFPRIPQVKKELTGTLFSPEVRDLPQDGTAAPSDSP; this comes from the exons ATGGCGACCATGCTGGGTCTTGTGAGCTTTCTGGTGCTCCTGAACTCGGCGTGCTGCGGACGAGCACAGCTGG CAGGGGACAATAGATCTCCTATTACCAACTTGCAGCTAGATTCAAGGAAAAGAATGTTAACCTGGAATTACATAAGGAATGTGAGTCAGCAGGAATGCATGATATCTACCCCTCCCAACTCTCCCACCATGCCCAGCTTCTCCACCACGCAAGCGCCAAAG GTCAGAGAGGACAGCACGTACTTCTGCATCTTCCGTAACCGCGTGCTGCATCGGGGAGCTAACCTGACCGTGAGGGTCACCTGTGACGGGGCCAAATTCCAGGAAGTCTTGCTTTTCGCAAACCCAG GCAGGGAAGGTTCCGGCGCCGTGAACTTCTCCTGCTTCATCTACAACGTCCGTCTCATGAACTGCAGCTGGGCGCCCGGCCCCCGAGCCCCCGCCGACGTCTGCTACCGGCTCTTCTGGTGGGCCTCCCT GCACGAGGATGAGGCGGAGTGCGTGCATTACGTCACAGACCCCACGGGGACCCGCGTGGGCTGCCATTTCGATGAACTCGGTGAACCCCAGGGTATGGATAATTACTTCTTCCTACTGAATGGGACCAGCAGTGAGACCGCAATCCCGTTCTTGGACTTTGTTCCGTTTGAAGCCCGTAAGATCG AAAAGTACGACCCCCCAACAAACATCATGATCGCCCACAACACATCGCATCACATTATCCGGTGGGAGAACCCCGAGATGAGATACGAGCTTTCGACTCAAGTCTTGTATTATGAGCTGGACATCCAGAGACCG GGCAGCGCTTCCAAGACAAACCCC GTTTTGCAGAGGGGGCAAGATTCGAATGTGTACGTGGTGCCGCGTTCTGCCGTCAGGCCGGACACCACGCTCCGGCTGAGGGTGCGCTATGTGCATAACGAGCTGTGGAGCGAGTGGAGCCCGACGCTGCGTCTCG GCCTCCCGGAGGACTTCCCCGGTGCCCTGGTCGGGGTGCTAGTAGCGGCCTCGGCAGTGCCCGCGCTGGTCCTCGTGTGCTTCTGCAAATG GTACAGTCTGTTCCCCCGCATCCCGCAGGTGAAGAAGGAACTCACCGGGACCCTGTTCTCCCCGGAG GTGAGGGACCTTCCCCAGGATGGCACCGCCGCCCCTTCTGACTCTCCTTGA
- the LOC132007396 gene encoding granulocyte-macrophage colony-stimulating factor receptor subunit alpha-like isoform X1 has translation MATMLGLVSFLVLLNSACCGRAQLAGDNRSPITNLQLDSRKRMLTWNYIRNVSQQECMISTPPNSPTMPSFSTTQAPKVREDSTYFCIFRNRVLHRGANLTVRVTCDGAKFQEVLLFANPGREGSGAVNFSCFIYNVRLMNCSWAPGPRAPADVCYRLFWWASLHEDEAECVHYVTDPTGTRVGCHFDELGEPQGMDNYFFLLNGTSSETAIPFLDFVPFEARKIEKYDPPTNIMIAHNTSHHIIRWENPEMRYELSTQVLYYELDIQRPGSASKTNPVLQRGQDSNVYVVPRSAVRPDTTLRLRVRYVHNELWSEWSPTLRLGLPEDFPGALVGVLVAASAVPALVLVCFCKWYSLFPRIPQVKKELTGTLFSPEGPSMAQQVAELCSVRGLVTFPHMHWREKVSTLRPRGTMQLCTGTFWAAPRGSRTWVPSTLPDFCLPGVLGRGPPAAELPGARRHPHRGGHVVTCVASASPRVPRLPGKCHAGALHAYVWGRCLPRPPPPPPKTQAFWLHAGVHTGAAVGI, from the exons ATGGCGACCATGCTGGGTCTTGTGAGCTTTCTGGTGCTCCTGAACTCGGCGTGCTGCGGACGAGCACAGCTGG CAGGGGACAATAGATCTCCTATTACCAACTTGCAGCTAGATTCAAGGAAAAGAATGTTAACCTGGAATTACATAAGGAATGTGAGTCAGCAGGAATGCATGATATCTACCCCTCCCAACTCTCCCACCATGCCCAGCTTCTCCACCACGCAAGCGCCAAAG GTCAGAGAGGACAGCACGTACTTCTGCATCTTCCGTAACCGCGTGCTGCATCGGGGAGCTAACCTGACCGTGAGGGTCACCTGTGACGGGGCCAAATTCCAGGAAGTCTTGCTTTTCGCAAACCCAG GCAGGGAAGGTTCCGGCGCCGTGAACTTCTCCTGCTTCATCTACAACGTCCGTCTCATGAACTGCAGCTGGGCGCCCGGCCCCCGAGCCCCCGCCGACGTCTGCTACCGGCTCTTCTGGTGGGCCTCCCT GCACGAGGATGAGGCGGAGTGCGTGCATTACGTCACAGACCCCACGGGGACCCGCGTGGGCTGCCATTTCGATGAACTCGGTGAACCCCAGGGTATGGATAATTACTTCTTCCTACTGAATGGGACCAGCAGTGAGACCGCAATCCCGTTCTTGGACTTTGTTCCGTTTGAAGCCCGTAAGATCG AAAAGTACGACCCCCCAACAAACATCATGATCGCCCACAACACATCGCATCACATTATCCGGTGGGAGAACCCCGAGATGAGATACGAGCTTTCGACTCAAGTCTTGTATTATGAGCTGGACATCCAGAGACCG GGCAGCGCTTCCAAGACAAACCCC GTTTTGCAGAGGGGGCAAGATTCGAATGTGTACGTGGTGCCGCGTTCTGCCGTCAGGCCGGACACCACGCTCCGGCTGAGGGTGCGCTATGTGCATAACGAGCTGTGGAGCGAGTGGAGCCCGACGCTGCGTCTCG GCCTCCCGGAGGACTTCCCCGGTGCCCTGGTCGGGGTGCTAGTAGCGGCCTCGGCAGTGCCCGCGCTGGTCCTCGTGTGCTTCTGCAAATG GTACAGTCTGTTCCCCCGCATCCCGCAGGTGAAGAAGGAACTCACCGGGACCCTGTTCTCCCCGGAG GGTCCGTCCATGGCGCAGCAGGTGGCAGAGCTCTGCTCCGTTCGTGGCTTAGTGACCTTCCCCCACATGCACTGGAGGGAGAAGGTGTCCACCCTTCGGCCACGGGGAACCATGCAGCTCTGCACGGGCACTTTCTGGGCGGCACCACGAGGGTCTCGCACGTGGGTGCCCTCAACGCTGCCCGACTTCTGTCTCCCAGGTGTCCTGGGACGAGGGCCACCGGCCGCCGAACTCCCGGGAGCCCGAAGACATCCTCATCGTGGAGGACATGTCGTGACCTGCGTGGCTTCAGCCTCTCCCCGCGTCCCCCGCCTCCCCGGAAAATGTCACGCAGGAGCGCTGCACGCTTACGTCTGGGGACGATGTCTCCCCCgaccccccccaccgccacccaaAACCCAGGCTTTCTGGCTTCATGCTGGCGTCCACACCGGGGCTGCTGTAGGCATCTGA